The following coding sequences lie in one Coregonus clupeaformis isolate EN_2021a unplaced genomic scaffold, ASM2061545v1 scaf1217, whole genome shotgun sequence genomic window:
- the LOC121561593 gene encoding uncharacterized protein LOC121561593 — protein sequence MLKRQFCMLKAQGRLPLDLPLRPMKDWLLAGKRVFLEREAETWKRWRKVSVAELTWDAKRGLELQETETERVILLSGQRVQDELRIPNVIVDTATDGDIQLLKEERLKLIRKFYDMIAELPKSYFGSTESLPEMCGRGPEVCSRVPEVCSRGPEVGPEVCSISSQVCSTGPEVCSGVPEVSNAVGEVSSDTKKTEATGALLNTGNGLRKVVQLSNESRPEVCSSPEVCIRVPEVFSGGPEVCSGVPDMCSGVPEVFNGGPEVFSEVPEAPNAVEEVSSDKKKTAAAENLLKTGKGLCKVVQLSTENRPEVCSSPEVCIRVPEVFSGGPEVCSGVPDMCSGVPEVFNGGPEVCRGSPEVFSEVPEAPNAVEEVSSDKKKTAAAENLLDTENVLSNVVNPKGWLKEGWEDQLHQDFTNMIAKLPKSYFGSTESLPEVCSRGPEASNAVEEVCSDTKKTESTGNHLKTGNGLSKVLKLSTENRPEVCSSPEVCIRVPEVFSGGPEVCSGVPDMCSGVPEVFNGGPVVCRGSPEVFSEVPEAPNAVEEVSSDKKKTAAAENLLNTGNGLSKVMQLSTESCPEVSSGVTEALNSVAKVSSETKKRKKNGVSAILPTF from the exons GCGTGAGGCAGAGACAtggaagagatggaggaaggtCTCTGTAGCTGAATTG ACTTGGGATGCAAAGAGGGGCCTGGAATTAcaggaaacagagacagagagagttatcCTGCTCAGTGGCCAGAGAGTTCAGGATGAATTAAGGATACCAAATGTCATCGTGGACACTGCTACCGACGGAGACATCCAGCTTCTGAAAGAGGAGCGTTTGAAGTTAATCCGAAAATTCTATGATATGATTGCAGAACTACCAAAG TCCTATTTCGGATCCACTGAGagccttcctgagatgtgtggcaGAGGTCCTGAGGTGTGTAGCAGAGTGCCTGAGGTGTGCAGCAGAGGTCCTGAGGT AGGTCCTGAGGTGTGCAGCATAAGTTCACAGGTGTGCAGCACAGGTCCTGAGGTGTGCAGTGGAGTGCCTGAGGTGTCAAATGCAGTGGGAGAGGTGTCAAGTGACACAAAGAAGACAGAGGCTACTGGAGCCCTTCTGAACACTGGAAATGGCCTGAGAAAGGTGGTGCAGCTATCCAATGAGAGCCGTCCTGAGGTGTGCAGCAGTCCTGAGGTGTGCATCAGAGTGCCTGAGGTGTTCAGTGGAGGTCCCGAGGTATGCAGTGGAGTGCCTGACATGTGCAGTGGAGTGCCTGAAGTGTTCAATGGAGGTCCTGAGGTGTTCAGTGAGGTGCCTGAGGCACCAAACGCAGTGGAAGAAGTGTCCAGTGACAAAAAGAAGACAGCGGCTGCTGAAAACCTTCTGAAAACGGGAAAAGGCCTATGCAAGGTTGTGCAGCTATCCACTGAGAACCGTCCTGAGGTGTGCAGCAGTCCTGAGGTGTGCATCAGAGTGCCTGAGGTGTTCAGTGGAGGTCCCGAGGTATGCAGTGGAGTGCCTGACATGTGCAGTGGAGTGCCTGAAGTGTTCAATGGAGGTCCTGAGGTGTGCAGGGGAAGTCCTGAGGTGTTCAGTGAGGTGCCTGAGGCACCAAACGCAGTGGAAGAGGTGTCCAGTGACAAAAAGAAGACAGCGGCTGCTGAAAACCTTCTGGACACTGAAAATGTCCTTAGCAATGTTGTGAACCCCAAAGGGTGGCTGAAGGAGGGCTGGGAAGATCAGCTGCACCAAGACTTCACTAATATGATTGCAAAACTCCCAAAG TCCTATTTCGGATCCACCGAGAGCCTTCCTGAGGTGTGCAGCAGAGGTCCTGAGGCCTCAAATGCAGTGGAAGAGGTGTGCAGTGACACAAAGAAGACAGAGTCTACTGGAAACCATCTGAAAACGGGAAATGGCCTAAGCAAGGTGTTGAAGCTATCCACTGAGAACCGTCCTGAGGTGTGCAGCAGTCCTGAGGTGTGCATCAGAGTGCCTGAGGTGTTCAGTGGAGGTCCCGAGGTATGCAGTGGAGTGCCTGACATGTGCAGTGGAGTGCCTGAAGTGTTCAATGGAGGTCCTGTGGTGTGCAGGGGAAGTCCTGAGGTGTTCAGTGAGGTGCCTGAGGCACCAAACGCAGTGGAAGAGGTGTCCAGTGACAAAAAGAAGACAGCGGCTGCTGAAAACCTTCTGAACACTGGAAATGGCCTCAGCAAGGTGATGCAGCTATCTACTGAGAGCTGTCCTGAGGTGAGCAGCGGAGTGACCGAGGCGTTGAACTCAGTGGCAAAGGTGTCCAGCGAAACAAAGAAGCGGAAGAAAAATGGCGTTTCTGCGATTCTTCCGAC TTTCTGA